Within Sorangiineae bacterium MSr11367, the genomic segment CTCGCTATCGTCCTCGACGAGGAGCACACGCCTCGACATAGGGATTAGGGATAAGGGGTTAGAGGTCGGGGCGAAAGGGAAATTTCGTACTGTAAGAGATTCGTAAGATCTCGGATAGCAGACTGAGTGCGCAAGAGATCATGCGCATGAAATATCCTTCAGGCAGGTTGGACGAAGAGTTGCGGGTCATCTCGCGACGCAGAGCTTTGCGCGGTATGGGTGCCGCGCTCGTGACAGCACCGTTTGCCAAGGTCCTCTTCGGGTGCTCGTCCGATGGCGATTCGAGCACCAGCAGCGGGACGGGAACCGACAGCGGAACGGACGCCGATGCGACCGGCACCGGCGAGGCAGGCGCATGGGCCACCGGCGGCACGGCGGTCATGGCGGGCAATTACCCCGATCCGTTCACGTCCGGCCTGGGCGCAGCGTGCACGCTGACGTGCGCCGCGACCTTGGGGCCGTGCTACGCGGAGACCGTCGAGCGCAAAGACATCAGCGAAGGCCACGATGGCCTACCCGTTCGGCTCGCGTTCCTCGTGGTCGATGAATCGTGCACGCCCGTGCCCAACGCCAGCGTGGACATCTGGCATTGCGCCCCCGAAGGTCTCTACTCGGGCAGCGATGCCAGCGATTTTTGTACGAGCGGCGACGCCACCGCCCGCGCCGCACGATGGTTCCGCGGCGTGCAGACCGCCGATGCGAACGGGCGCGTGGACTTCGACACGTGCTTTCCCGGCTGGTACAGCGGACGCACCATTCATATCCACTTTACGATTCGCGTGAACGGCACGGAGTACGTGACGTCGCAGTTGGTCTTCGACGATGCACTCGACGACGAGATCGTGAGCACACAGCCGCTCTACGGCACGCGAGGTTCGCGCGATACGTCGAATACGAACGACAACGTCGTCGGCGGCGCCGACCTGGCCAACTACACGTTCGAGACCTCGCGCATGTCCGACGGGGCGATGCTCGCGTGGAAGGCCATCGTGATTCGCTCGTCGACCGGCACAGCGTTGTGCTCGATCGGAGGCAACGGTGGCGGTGGCGGCCCCAGGGACGGTGGCGGCCCGCCTCCGCCGTGAAAATTGCGCAAATGACAGAGAAGTGCGAAACCGCACGGGGTCATGGCCGTAATCTACGGCGTGACCATGCAAGGAAGCCTTTTTCACCTCGCGTTCGTTGGCTGTCTCGTTGGTATCCCGCTCGCAGCCCTGGGCTGTAGCAAGAGCGAGGACGCCCCCAAACTGGCCGCGAGTGCAAGCTCGCTGGCCGTGGAGAAGCCACCGCCCACGGCGATGGTGACGAAGTTCGCGATTGCGACCGATGGCAAGACGCACATCGACGGGCCGGCGCCGGCCGAGCATTTGAAGGGCGATACGTCCGCCTCCGCCGGCTCGCTCGATGTGGATCTGATGAACCTCGCCAACACGCGCGGTGAGGTGAAAATCGATCTGGCCTCGCTGAAGACGCACACGTTCGACGCCGATCCGCAAGATTCGAAGCAGACGAAGGACGCCGCCGGTTGGCTCGAGGTGGGCGATGCCGTCTCCGCCGACGTGCGCGAAGCGAACCGCTGGGCGGTGTATTCGATTCGGTCCATCGATGGATTGAGCGCGACGGACGTGACCAAGGTGCCGTCGGTCAAGCAAGGTGCGGACGACGTTCGCGTGGTGACGCTCACGTCACACGGTGAGCTGCTCCTGCACGGCCACAAGGCCGACAAGGTGGTACCCCTCGAAGCGCGCTTTCACTTTGCTTCGGGCGCGGCGGCCGACGCACGGCCCTCGTCGGTCGAAATCGTGACGAAGTCGCCGCTGAAGATCACCATTGCCGAGCACGACGTCAAACCGCGCGACAATCTGGGTAAGCTCGCCAAACGGGCGTTTGGACTGCTCGGCACCAAGGTCGCCGACGTGCTCGACGTCACGTTTGAGCTGCGCGCCACACCACAACAGCAATAGTATGGTGCGCGATTCGCAGGAAAACCGCAGGAACCGAAAGAAGAAAGAGAGAGTTTCGTCATGAACAAGTTGAACCTGTCGAGCATCGCCGGCGTCCTCGCCACCTTGGGAACCGGTGCGCTCATCGTGGCGTGTGGTGGTTCGCCGCCGCCCGAGTCGAGCAGCCCGACGACCACGACGACGGCGCCCGCCGAGCCTGCGCCGGCTCCCGCAGCCGCCGCCCCCGCGCCGGCCCCCGCCGCCGCCACGACGGAGACGACGGCGCCGCAACCGGCCGCGGCCTCGCCGGCCCCTGCCGCCGCCGCGCCCGCACCGGCGGTCACCTCCGCGCCCGCACCGGCCGCGAAGGAGACGACGCCGGCGAAGAAGACCGGAAAGAAGCCCGCCGCCGGACAGGCGAGCTGCGGCGCCGGCACGTGCGGTGCGGATCCCAAGAAGAAGTAACGGAGACCGCGTGAGGGTCGGCCTCGGACTGCGATGGGAATTCATGGGCGAGCTTCTCGAGCGCATGCCCGAGGAGCTCGATTTCCTCGAGATCGCCCCCGAGAATTACATCCGCCGGGGCGGCGACCATCGCGAGGCGCTCGCACGGCTCGCGGGGCGTTATCCTCTGCTGGCCCACGGACTGAGCTTGTCGCTCGGCGGGACGGAGCCGCTCGATGCGGCCTTCCTGCGCGAGCTGCGCGCGTTCCTCGAGGAGGTGCGCGCGCCGTTTCATTCGGATCACCTGTGCTTTGGTTCCAGCGGCGGGCGTGTGCTCCATGAGCTGTTGCCCATTCCCTTTTCGCGCGCATCCGCGGTTCGCGTGGCCGACCGTGTGCGGCACGCGGCCGATGCGCTGGGGATGCCGGTCGCCGTGGAGAACATCAGCTACTACCTGACGCTGGAAGGCGATGCGGCGATGGAGGAACCGGAGTTCCTCTCCGAGCTATGCGAGCGCGCCGACTGCGGGCTCCTTCTCGACGTGAACAACGCGTTCGTCAACGCGACCAACTTCGGCTTCGACGCGGCCAACTGGCTCGATCGCGCACCGCTCGAGCGCACGGTGCAGATTCACGTGGCCGGTGGCGAGTGGATGAGCGTCCCCGGCGACGAACGCCTACTCGTCGACACGCACGGTGCGGACATCCCCGATCCGGTGTTCGCGCTTCTCGCGCATGCCCTGCCGCGCACCGGTCCCGTGCCCATCGTCGTCGAGCGCGATTTCACCATTCCGCCGCTCGACGCGCTGCTGGACGAAGTGCGCAAGGTGCGCGCCGTCGCAGAACACGCGCTCGCGCACGCGCACCCGAGCAGTTAGGCGGCGCCGAGGAGGACGCCGTCGTCGGCGAGGACCGCGAGCAGCTCGGCCACCCGCGCGAGGAGGGCATCGTCGATGGGCCCTTCGCCGTGGCCCGATGCGGCGCGCACGGCCTGGGCGAGGGCATCCCCGGCGAGAAGGCGCTCGATCACCGGGGCGACGCCCGCGTCGAGCTCGCGCGTGTGGACCGCGTGCTCGGCATCGCGGAACACGAGGAGCGCGATGTCCCGCGCGGCGGGCGGATCGGTTTCCTCGTCGTGCACGGCGTGGGAAAATCGCCCGAGACGCGCCGTGGGATGAAAGACGATCCCGCGATCCAACGCCAACTCGGCACGCGCCGGGGGCAGCTCGCCCACTTCTGCGATGCCGACGTCGAACTCGAGCACCTCGTAGCGTGCGAGGTCCGCCAGGTGTGGCGGATACCCCTCCCCCGCCCAACGGCCCGCCGCCGCCCATCGTACGAGCTCGCCACCGATGTCGCGGACGAAGTGCGTGCGCGTCCCCGCCTCCGCGAGAAACGCGCCGAACTCGCGCTCGAAGCCGCCCTCGGCCCGGTCGAGGCAAGCAGCGGTACGCGGCAGAAGCTTGCGCGCCACCGACTCCAGGTTTCCCCGTACGAGCCTGCGGTAAAGGAGCAGCCGACCCGCCTGCGGCACGCCCAATCCGCGCGCCACCTCGTCTTCGTCCCCTTCGGCAAGGCAGACGTCACGAATCAGTTGCTCCCAAGAAGCGTCCATTTTTCGCATCGTACGGACTGGACGGGGCTCATCCCCACGGGTATTTGATGTCACCGGGAAGAGATTCCCGGCCCGCCCCCGTAGCTCAGAGGATAGAGCAGCGGTTTCCTAAACCGAAGGTCACAAGTTCGACTCTTGTCGGGGGCGCTCGCGGTTGTCCCGGAGGCTCGGGGGGATAGAGCGGGCTCGTCATTGGTTTTGGTGCAGGTACGCACCAAACTCCGCGCCATCCGTGATCACCGTGGGCGCCGTTGCACGCGCAACGTTGCACGTCGCAGATGCAACATGCCGTAGCGAGCGACTGCCCAGTCTCGGCGCTCATCTCGTTGGACCGAAGATTCTCGTGCGGGATCACGGAGGCGCATGGGCGTCCGGACGGTACGACGGAGGGTGCAATGAGCGGTGGCCGAATCTTCATCGAGCGACCCGCACCGAAAACAAGTACCCTCGGCGGTACAACATCCAAGCCCGCTCGGCGCTCCCCCGTGCGCGAGGCGCCCGAGCAGGTTCCCGAACCTATTCCCGGTCGCGGCATAAATCTGGCGCGCGTGCCAGCGTACGGTCCCGAAGGACCACGTGGGCATGCCTTGGTGCACGTGAGAGGGCGGAAGCAGGCGATCGACCAAACCACACACCCCAGACTGCAGGCCAAGTTGCAGGTGGGGGCTGTAGCTGTCGACGAGGCCAGCGTCGAGGCGCCACCCGAGGTGGAGCGCATGCCTCGGTCACCGGGTCTACCCCTGGGCGCAACGGCGCGCGACTTCATGGAATCACACTTTGGCCACGACTTCCGTGACGTTCGAGTTCACGACGATGCCAGGGCACACCAGGCTGCGAACGCCATCCGCGCGCGTGCATACACCGTTGGTCACGACATCGTCTTTGGCGCCGGCCAATACCAACGCGGGGAATCCGCTCCCGCGATCGGGCAAGGACCGGTGCAGATTGCGCGGCTGGAGACAGGTCAAGCTCACCCCCGCGCAGAAGGGCGAGGCTTTCAAGCAGATCGTCGACAAGATCCACCAGGTCGATTCGACCTGGATGGCGGAGTATCAGAAGCCCGCGAACGGCGTCGCTCTCTTCACGGGCGAGGGGCGCCCCTTCGGCCTAGCCATCGACAACGAGGGTCAAGTATGGTCGACGGACAACATCCGCGAAAACACGACGATCGATAGAACGGCCCTGACGACGATCGATTATTCGAAATGGAAAAAGCGGAAATGAACATGCGCCTCTCCCTGGAAACTTCGCGAGCCGTCCGTTGCACCGAGCGTTTTTCTGGTTCTGCGAAGTCCTTCATCCGCGCGATCGTCAACGACCAGCATTCCGTCATGCTGATGGCCAATGCATCCTGGAGCGGTTTCGAACTGTCGTCCGCGGACCTCTCCTCGGGATTGCTGGATATCGCCGAGAATGTATGGGCCAATCAGGGCGACGTCGAAGACCCTGCCGAAACCTTCGCGCGCATCGTCACCGGCTTCGCGGAACGAATTCGCGCCCTCTCGTCGGATTCCAAACAACCCGTCGGCTGGTTGACCCAGGTCGAGATTCGCGATGGTCTCGTTCGGGTGACCTGGCTCGGGGCGGACGAGGTCTGGCTGGTCTCCGATGGAGGCCTCATTCAACGTACGTACGGGCATCTGGACCGTCGCGAACGCCCTGGACTGAAGACGCAGGAGTGGCTCGCTCGCGGGGTCGGCGGAGAATACCTGGGCACCGAACCCGAAAGCCTCGACGCGCCGTGGCCTTTGTGCCAGGGACAGAGGCTGCTCGTGCTCAATCAATTTCTCATTCGTGAATTGTCCGCCCAGGATATCGTCAGGCATGCCACGACAGGCACCGTGGAGGAGGCGGCCAACGCTCTCGTGAACTCGGCGAACGCAAAACCGTATGCCGCTGCCATCGTGATCCAAGTTCAATAGCCTGCCGCCTGCGCGAGCGAGTTCGTCCCGCGGGCTCGCACCCCCGAAGATGTTTCTCGTTCGGCAGGCACTTCGCCCAACGCCGTAAGCTCGTCGTCGCGAACCGCGGCGAGCGCCTCGACGCCCCACGTGGGAAGGCGATCGAGCATGGCGCCGGACCGCGCGATGGGCGATGGGAACAAGCCCGCGACGAGATCTTACTCCTCGCGGCTTGCGATGGCCGCGAGCAACTGCTTAGCGTGTGGGGCGAGGATGCTCTTCGCGGCGAAATGCGGAAGGGATTGCATCCCCTTCGGGAGCCGCGCGTGCAGGAACGCTTCGTAGTCCCCCAACCCCGGTGACGATGCTCGGGGCCCGAGGTTCGGGCGGAGGCCCGAATTCGTGCACGACCATGGCATTCGGACGGTCGTAAGCGACAACTTCCGGGCGTGGTTGTCGAATATTGCAGATGAAATGGAGCGAGGAGAGTACGCCGTCAATGGTCTCGGGTTTCCGTCACGAAAGACCGAGTAAGGAGCCAATCACTTCTTGCCCTCTTTTACATCCAAATGCTCACCCCGCTGGACCTCATCGGAAGTCCACGCATCCATCCGAATGACTCGCGGGGCGATTGCAGTACCGCGTGCACGACCCGCGGGGCCATCGGCGCCGCTGTGCGTATTGCGAAACGTTCATAACGTCGCCTGGTGAGCGAATGTTGCCTTGGATATCTACACGGCTGATTCAATTGTACCGATGGGCAACATTCATTTCGAATGTTCGGTGCAGTAGAAGCAACTGCGCGCGAATCGACATGCACGCTTCCATGGTACACGCCTACTCGAGCAGATTGGCGGAATGGATCCATGCGACCATCCCTTCTCGGCATTATTAGGTATTACCCACCTTCGATACATGCTTTACTCTGTCTTGGCGCTCCACCGACCAGTTGGCGTCCGTTATCGACAAATCTCTTACCCCGTTTGGAGGTATAGGCACATGTGGGTTCGATTCGTTTTGGGGACCGCCTTCGCGGCACTTGGTTTTCTGGCTTGCTCGGGCGGCGATGACAACACGGACAAAGGGCCGAATGGCGGAGACGGTGGAGGTGACCCGAACTCCGAGATCACCGCAGAACGTGCCTGTGCGAATTACGCACAAAGCCGCTGCGCCGAGCTAAACGAGTGCCAGGCGTACGCGTTCAACACGAGCTATGTCGACATGAACGACTGCGTCACGCGCTTTCAGGCCATATGCAACCGTTCGCTCACGGCTCCTGGGACCGGGAAAACGCCCGCCCGGGTCGACGAGTGTGCAAAAGCGCTCAAGCTAGACCATTGTGACAACATCAAGTACAACCAGCCGCTCGAGGCGTGCAAGCCCGCGGGAACACTCGAAGACGGCGCACCATGCGGCGATGCGGCCCAGTGCAAAGGAAGGTACTGCAAGAGGGCCGAAGGCTCGACCTGCGGCGTCTGCGCCACCCTGGGTCAGAGCGGGGCCGCCTGCGATTCGGACTCTGAGTGCGACAATGGCTTCGGTTGCAGCAACGACAGGTGCACGAAAATTTGTCCCAAGGACGCAACTTGTGAGTCCGGCCAGATCTGCGGGCTTCAGCTCGTGCCCGACGTCGCCACGCACAAGTGCGTTCCGAAGCTCGGCGAGGGGCAGGCGTGCTCCAAGGAGAAGAAGTGCAACGGTGCCGCGGGGCTCTATTGCAACCAGAACACCCTCGTTTGCACGCGCCTCGAGTATGTCGGCGCGGGGCAAGCCTGCGGGCTCAACGAGCAAACGAAGGTGGATACGGACTGCAGGACCGGCGCGTGCAGCGATGACGCCCCACACACGTGCCTTGCGGATCTGCCCGAAGGCGCGAAATGCGACGCCAACGGCGGCGCATACTGCGCGGTCCCTGCGATCTGCGCGAACGGAGTCTGCAAGTTCATCGACGCCACAAGTTGCAAATAGGCGCAGCGAGGGTGCATGGGCTCACCCATTTACTTCGCTCCGGGCGCGGCTTTCGCGATGAGCGTCGCGGGGGCCCAGACGGCGAGGTATCCCCATGCGGTTTGCACCATCAGTTGC encodes:
- a CDS encoding protocatechuate 3,4-dioxygenase, translating into MKYPSGRLDEELRVISRRRALRGMGAALVTAPFAKVLFGCSSDGDSSTSSGTGTDSGTDADATGTGEAGAWATGGTAVMAGNYPDPFTSGLGAACTLTCAATLGPCYAETVERKDISEGHDGLPVRLAFLVVDESCTPVPNASVDIWHCAPEGLYSGSDASDFCTSGDATARAARWFRGVQTADANGRVDFDTCFPGWYSGRTIHIHFTIRVNGTEYVTSQLVFDDALDDEIVSTQPLYGTRGSRDTSNTNDNVVGGADLANYTFETSRMSDGAMLAWKAIVIRSSTGTALCSIGGNGGGGGPRDGGGPPPP
- a CDS encoding DUF692 domain-containing protein, producing the protein MRVGLGLRWEFMGELLERMPEELDFLEIAPENYIRRGGDHREALARLAGRYPLLAHGLSLSLGGTEPLDAAFLRELRAFLEEVRAPFHSDHLCFGSSGGRVLHELLPIPFSRASAVRVADRVRHAADALGMPVAVENISYYLTLEGDAAMEEPEFLSELCERADCGLLLDVNNAFVNATNFGFDAANWLDRAPLERTVQIHVAGGEWMSVPGDERLLVDTHGADIPDPVFALLAHALPRTGPVPIVVERDFTIPPLDALLDEVRKVRAVAEHALAHAHPSS